Proteins co-encoded in one Accipiter gentilis chromosome 5, bAccGen1.1, whole genome shotgun sequence genomic window:
- the PRR18 gene encoding proline-rich protein 18 produces MGLQPRRAAGPCPPAGRCAALPGAPPRSAAAWARSEEPEGAPGRAASLPPILPAAPAASPGAARAQPKKAPAAAAPKKAAPRAAEEKAARKARAAPPERPGPLSGSWPCASLQRQPPRRPPAERGTRPQPAPPPQPRGRPRAPGPGSRSCESLGGAAGEPAPRFSLSLPPEAVRVLQRRSLERQRGQPAPSPGGRAGPGPGPARRGGRAGGGDLRALLKISLLNDRHRYDDEEYEEEEEEAAAGAALDEGLVRKCTEWLRGVESAAGRDRDRPDRLETLPHLGTL; encoded by the coding sequence ATGGGGCTGCAGCCCCGGCGCGCAGCGGGGCCCTGCCCGCCCGCGGGGAGATGCGCCGCCCTGCCCGGGGCTCCCCCGCGCAGCGCGGCCGCCTGGGCCCGCAGCGAGGAGCCGGAGGGGGCTCCCGGCCGCGCCGCCTCCCTGCCGCCCATCCtgccggcggcgcccgccgcttcccccggggccgcccggGCGCAGCCCAAGaaggcgccggcggcggcggcccccaaGAAGGCTGCGCCTCGGGCGGCGGAGGAGAAGGCGGCCAGGAAGGCGCGGGCGGCGCCCCCGGAGCGGCCGGGCCCCCTCTCCGGCTCCTGGCCCTGCGCCTCCCTGCAGCGGCAGCCGCCGCGGAGGCCGCCGGCCGAGCGGGGGACGCgcccccagcccgccccgccgccgcagccgcggggccgcccgcgggcgccggggccgggcagccgcTCCTGCGAGAGCctggggggggcggcgggggagccggCGCCGCGGTTCTCGCTGAGCCTGCCGCCGGAGGCCGTGCGGGTGCTGCAGCGCCGCAGCCTGGAGCGGCAGCGGGGGCAGCCCGCCCCTTCCCCCGGCGgcagagcggggccggggccggggccggcgcggcgcggaggccgggcgggcggcggcgattTGCGCGCCCTGCTGAAGATCTCGCTGCTCAACGACAGGCACCGCTACGACGACGAGGAatacgaggaggaggaggaggaggcggcggcgggggccgcgctgGACGAAGGGCTGGTGCGAAAGTGCACCGAGTGGCTGCGCGGCGTGGAGAGCGCGGCCGGCCGCGACCGCGACCGCCCCGACAGGCTGGAGACGCTGCCGCACCTGGGCACCCTCTGA